The uncultured Desulfovibrio sp. DNA window TGCTTACCGGCACGGAACGTCAGGTTACTTTCGGCCCCGGCAGCGATGAACAGCCCGCTTTCTGCGCCGACAGTTACTTTATTGCGTTCTCGTCCACGCGCAACGGACACGGCATCTACCTGACCACCCGCCACGGCGGTGATGCAAAGCAGGTACCCACCGGCGGTGGTTCCGTGTACTTTCCGCGCTGGGGCATGCCCGGTCAGCAAAAATAGCTAGAAATTAACAGATAGGCCTCTTACCCGCATTTTTACTCGATTTTCCGGCCCTCGCGGGGCGAAATGGGTAAAAAATATTTTACGAAAGTGCGTCGAAACCCCCTTCCACGCCTTGACAAAAATTGCGGGCCAGATACCATCTGTTATGCGAGGACGAAACGGCCTCGCGTGTGCAGAAAGGAAAGGTATCAATTTTTTTGGAGAATGAGCTGTTCAGGAGGACACACAATGAAACGCTATGCTCTTATTCTCGCTCTGGTTATGGCCCTTGCCGCCGGTTTCGGTTGCGCAAAGAAAACCACCAGCGAACCCGGCTATGACGATGGCCTGACCCCCGAAATGCGTGCGGCCATCCAGCAGATCACTGACGCCCGCGTCTACTTCGCTTTCGACAAATTCGACATCAAGCCCGAATACAAAGAAATGCTGAAGACCAAGGCCGATCTGCTGAAGAAGTACTCCTCTATCCGCGTGCGCATCGAAGGCAACTGCGACGAACGCGGCACCCAGGAATACAACCTCGCCCTCGGCGAACGCCGCGCCCGCGCTTCCTACGAATACCTGGTTACGCTTGGCGTGAATCCCAGCCAGCTGGAAATGATCAGCTACGGCAAGGAAAACCCCGCCGTTCAGGGTAACAACGAAGCTTCGTGGTCCAAGAACCGCCGCGACGACTTCCGCGTGATCGCCCACTAGTCTTTTTAAGACCAGTACTGAAAGAGCCGCCCCTTGGGGCGGCTCTTTTTTTGCCCCGTGCAGACCTGCAAGGGGTTTTGCCAGACATGACCTTGTACTCCACATCTGCGCATTGCTTTGCTGAGCGACTGCCTGCGCCAC harbors:
- the pal gene encoding peptidoglycan-associated lipoprotein Pal, encoding MKRYALILALVMALAAGFGCAKKTTSEPGYDDGLTPEMRAAIQQITDARVYFAFDKFDIKPEYKEMLKTKADLLKKYSSIRVRIEGNCDERGTQEYNLALGERRARASYEYLVTLGVNPSQLEMISYGKENPAVQGNNEASWSKNRRDDFRVIAH